From a single Paenibacillus sp. FSL W8-0426 genomic region:
- the hemE gene encoding uroporphyrinogen decarboxylase: protein MSYNDRLIRASFGQQVDRVPVWYMRQAGRYDPDYRKIKEKYSLLEICRQPELAAEVTLMPVRKLGVDAAILYSDIMNPVASIGIDFDIVKNIGPVIDNPIRSAADVDRLRPIDVEGDLSHILETIRILDKELDVPLITFAGAPFTIASYLIEGRPSKGYIRTKTLMYSEPEVWHRLMQKLGDMVITYVRAHIGSGGKAFQLFDSWVGALSPIDFKTYVLPTITRIFAELSDLNVPKIYFPGVASGELLPALLELQANVIGLDWRVSISEGRKRLGGKFAVQGNLDPYVLTAPMDVIKQQAKAIIDEGVKEPGYIFNLGHGLFPEASLDKLKELTAYIHEYSAEALRMGVKVTND from the coding sequence ATGAGCTATAATGACCGTCTGATTCGGGCGAGCTTCGGACAGCAGGTGGACCGTGTTCCGGTGTGGTACATGCGTCAGGCTGGGCGTTACGATCCCGATTACCGCAAGATCAAAGAGAAATATTCATTGCTTGAAATTTGCCGCCAGCCCGAGCTGGCTGCTGAAGTGACCCTAATGCCGGTACGCAAACTCGGCGTGGATGCGGCTATTTTGTATTCCGATATTATGAATCCGGTTGCGTCAATCGGCATTGATTTCGATATTGTCAAAAACATCGGTCCCGTCATCGATAATCCCATCCGCAGCGCTGCGGACGTGGATCGGCTTCGTCCCATCGACGTGGAGGGGGATTTGTCCCATATATTAGAGACGATCCGGATTCTGGACAAAGAGCTGGACGTTCCTTTGATTACGTTTGCGGGTGCGCCGTTTACGATCGCCAGCTATCTGATCGAAGGCAGGCCGTCCAAAGGATATATTCGCACCAAAACGTTGATGTACAGCGAGCCTGAAGTATGGCATCGGCTGATGCAGAAGCTGGGCGACATGGTCATTACATATGTACGAGCCCATATCGGCAGCGGCGGCAAAGCGTTCCAGTTGTTCGACAGCTGGGTAGGCGCGCTTTCACCGATTGACTTCAAGACCTATGTCCTGCCAACCATTACCCGTATCTTTGCCGAATTGTCGGATTTGAATGTACCCAAAATTTATTTCCCTGGCGTTGCTTCGGGAGAATTGCTGCCCGCGCTGCTTGAACTGCAGGCGAACGTCATTGGATTGGATTGGCGGGTATCCATCTCCGAAGGACGCAAGAGACTGGGGGGCAAGTTTGCCGTGCAAGGCAACCTTGACCCGTACGTGCTGACCGCGCCGATGGATGTCATCAAGCAGCAGGCCAAAGCGATCATCGACGAAGGCGTTAAGGAGCCGGGCTATATTTTCAATCTGGGTCATGGATTGTTCCCGGAAGCCTCGCTTGATAAATTGAAAGAATTGACGGCGTATATTCACGAATATTCTGCTGAAGCATTGAGAATGGGAGTGAAAGTTACCAATGACTAA
- the hemH gene encoding ferrochelatase, giving the protein MTNTVGVLVMSYGTPESMEGIEAYYTHIRRGRPPEPEQLKELTDRYEAIVGGVFPLRENTDNQVKALQETLNRDERTTEVEFRCYQGLKHARPFIEDGVEQMAKDGIRTAVGIVLAPHYSTMSVGSYIKRAREKAEELGIQMSFVESYHLHPKLIQAFASRVNAKLDAFEEAGAKRGEVRVLFSAHSLPERIVGMGDPYPQQLLETSEAIASRTGISNWQFTWQSAGRTAEPWLGPDILDTLQNLAREQVEDVLVAPVGFVSDHLEVLYDLDIEAKTIAKEIDIRLMRIDSLNSDPLYMETLSDVIIGRWRQGTDA; this is encoded by the coding sequence ATGACTAATACAGTAGGCGTACTGGTGATGTCTTATGGCACACCGGAGAGCATGGAAGGCATCGAAGCGTACTACACGCATATTCGCCGGGGGCGTCCTCCCGAGCCGGAGCAATTGAAGGAATTGACGGATCGGTATGAGGCCATTGTCGGCGGTGTGTTCCCGCTCAGGGAAAACACGGACAACCAAGTGAAGGCCCTGCAGGAAACATTGAACCGGGATGAGCGCACAACAGAGGTGGAATTCCGTTGTTATCAGGGATTGAAGCATGCCCGCCCGTTCATCGAGGACGGCGTTGAACAGATGGCCAAGGACGGCATCCGGACGGCGGTTGGCATCGTGCTTGCTCCACATTATTCCACGATGAGTGTGGGCAGCTACATTAAGCGTGCCCGCGAGAAGGCGGAGGAGCTCGGCATTCAGATGTCTTTCGTCGAAAGTTATCATCTGCATCCGAAGTTGATTCAGGCTTTTGCGAGCCGTGTCAATGCCAAGCTGGATGCGTTTGAGGAAGCTGGCGCAAAACGCGGGGAGGTTCGGGTCCTGTTCAGCGCACACAGTCTGCCCGAACGGATCGTCGGCATGGGCGATCCTTATCCGCAGCAGCTGCTGGAGACATCGGAAGCGATCGCTTCCCGCACGGGGATCAGTAATTGGCAGTTCACATGGCAGAGTGCGGGAAGAACCGCAGAGCCGTGGTTGGGACCGGACATTCTGGACACGCTTCAGAATCTGGCGCGCGAGCAGGTGGAGGACGTCCTGGTGGCACCCGTCGGATTCGTGTCCGATCATTTGGAAGTGCTCTATGATCTGGATATTGAAGCCAAAACGATCGCCAAGGAAATCGACATACGTTTGATGCGCATTGATTCGCTGAACAGTGATCCTCTGTACATGGAAACGCTCAGCGATGTAATTATAGGCCGATGGCGGCAAGGAACAGATGCGTAA
- the hemY gene encoding protoporphyrinogen oxidase, with translation MVDKKRRVIVIGGGLTGLSAAFYIRKHYREAGVEAQITLVEKSSSMGGMIQTLHRDGFVIEKGPDSFLARKTAMVDLAKELEIDHELVSQNPESKKTYIMQRGKLHPMPAGLVLGIPTELAPFLRSGLVSPQGKLRALMDFFIPPRRSSEDESLGYMIERRLGPEVLENLTEPLLAGIYAGDMRKLSLQATFPQFGAVERDYGSLIRGMMTGRKPAETHTGTKRSAFLTFRQGLQSLVHALVHDLHDVKQLLNTGVQSFEKHDEGEARYRVHLDNGESLAAEDIIVTVPAFAAAPLLKPHVDTSALDAINYVSVANVVLAFQKKDVEHVFDGSGFLVPRKEGRNITACTWTSTKWLHTSPGDKVLLRCYVGRSGDEQNVELPDDVLTDLVLKDLHETMGVDAVPLFTEITRLRKSMPQYPVGHLQHIAALRQELGDKLPGVYVAGAAYEGVGLPDCIKQAKEMSMQAAAALAAL, from the coding sequence ATGGTTGATAAGAAACGGCGTGTCATAGTCATCGGCGGCGGGTTGACCGGCCTCAGCGCGGCATTTTACATCCGGAAACATTACCGGGAAGCAGGGGTAGAGGCCCAAATTACGCTTGTGGAAAAAAGCTCGTCCATGGGCGGTATGATTCAGACGCTTCATCGTGACGGTTTCGTGATCGAGAAAGGCCCGGATTCCTTCTTGGCCCGCAAAACGGCTATGGTCGATCTGGCCAAGGAACTGGAAATCGACCATGAACTGGTCAGCCAAAATCCGGAATCCAAAAAAACCTACATTATGCAGCGCGGCAAGCTGCATCCGATGCCTGCAGGACTGGTGCTTGGCATACCTACGGAACTGGCGCCGTTTCTGCGAAGCGGGTTGGTGTCTCCACAAGGCAAGCTGCGCGCATTGATGGATTTCTTCATCCCGCCGCGTCGATCGTCAGAGGATGAGTCGCTCGGGTACATGATTGAGCGCAGGCTTGGGCCGGAGGTGCTGGAGAACCTGACCGAACCGCTCTTGGCCGGCATTTATGCCGGGGATATGCGCAAGCTGAGCCTTCAGGCCACCTTTCCGCAATTCGGCGCGGTGGAGCGGGATTACGGCAGCCTGATTCGCGGCATGATGACCGGACGCAAGCCGGCAGAGACCCATACGGGAACGAAAAGAAGTGCGTTTCTTACGTTTCGTCAGGGGCTGCAAAGCCTTGTTCACGCGCTTGTTCATGATCTGCATGACGTGAAGCAGCTGCTGAACACCGGAGTGCAATCTTTTGAGAAGCACGACGAGGGAGAGGCAAGATACCGGGTCCATCTGGATAACGGGGAGTCGCTGGCTGCCGAAGATATCATTGTCACCGTGCCGGCTTTTGCGGCAGCGCCGCTGTTGAAACCCCATGTGGATACCTCCGCGCTCGATGCCATCAATTATGTGTCCGTGGCCAATGTGGTGCTCGCATTCCAGAAAAAGGACGTGGAGCACGTCTTCGACGGCTCGGGATTTCTCGTGCCGCGCAAGGAAGGGCGCAACATCACGGCATGCACGTGGACTTCGACGAAGTGGCTGCATACAAGTCCGGGTGACAAAGTGCTGCTTCGCTGCTATGTCGGCCGTTCCGGGGACGAACAGAACGTGGAGCTTCCGGATGACGTGCTGACTGACCTCGTGCTCAAGGATTTACATGAGACGATGGGAGTTGATGCCGTTCCGCTCTTCACAGAAATTACGCGGCTTCGCAAATCGATGCCGCAGTATCCGGTCGGGCATCTGCAGCATATTGCGGCGCTTCGGCAGGAACTCGGCGACAAATTGCCGGGCGTTTATGTTGCCGGGGCTGCGTATGAAGGCGTTGGTTTGCCGGATTGCATCAAACAGGCGAAGGAAATGTCCATGCAGGCTGCAGCCGCGCTTGCGGCGTTGTAA
- a CDS encoding CapA family protein, with protein sequence MYPPRSERGARKKKRKRISPQKVVWSINLLLFVCIILVSLYYILGMKEQQASTNPQDEIVSEVPADRDNTEENQPAGESDAKPVTGGTLDEEPDQTPQPDHQESPAASGGKQGSEPANASGTSEAGKTDQPAKQPEKPEKPASSNASAAQDNDKSSGSSVVAPQPSGTSGDVIINIVGDMQFSGKVAEVLDKNGYDYAFAQLGGMFKEDDLTIGNLETPVTLGGTGAANKTFVYKSSPKALAAMVAAGFDAVNLANNHILDQGVEGLVDTLTYLKEYGIEHVGAGMNQDEAYAPVYMERKGMKIALLGFSRVVPETSWKAEGNRAGVAEAYSSAAAVNAIKEARKHADLVIVVAHWGEERVSTPNSDQTRLAHEFVDAGADLIIGGHPHVLQGVELYKGKWIAYSTGNFIFSRSTTEETWKTAVFQARCSADAKCSMKVVPYEAGLGQAIPMEADAARLLLEQMTTLSPGIRFEPNGAAVTK encoded by the coding sequence ATGTATCCCCCAAGATCCGAACGAGGTGCAAGGAAGAAAAAGCGAAAGCGCATAAGCCCGCAAAAGGTAGTCTGGAGCATTAATCTGCTGCTTTTTGTCTGTATCATCCTGGTCTCGCTCTACTATATTCTCGGGATGAAGGAGCAGCAGGCAAGCACAAACCCGCAAGATGAGATTGTAAGTGAGGTTCCGGCGGATCGCGACAATACCGAGGAGAACCAACCTGCTGGTGAATCAGATGCAAAACCGGTAACTGGCGGAACGTTGGATGAAGAGCCTGACCAAACGCCTCAGCCTGACCATCAGGAATCCCCTGCTGCAAGTGGAGGGAAGCAAGGTTCAGAGCCTGCGAATGCATCCGGAACTTCCGAGGCCGGCAAGACAGACCAACCTGCGAAACAGCCGGAAAAGCCAGAGAAGCCTGCGTCATCCAACGCTTCGGCTGCTCAGGACAACGATAAGTCTTCGGGTAGCAGCGTTGTTGCGCCTCAGCCTTCGGGTACCTCCGGTGATGTCATTATTAATATTGTCGGAGATATGCAATTTTCGGGCAAGGTAGCGGAAGTCCTCGATAAAAACGGCTATGACTATGCCTTTGCTCAACTTGGAGGCATGTTTAAGGAAGACGACCTGACCATCGGCAATTTGGAAACCCCTGTTACGCTTGGCGGAACCGGGGCTGCCAACAAAACCTTTGTGTACAAATCTTCACCCAAAGCGCTTGCCGCAATGGTCGCTGCTGGATTTGACGCCGTAAACCTGGCCAACAATCACATTTTGGATCAGGGCGTGGAAGGTTTGGTGGATACGCTCACCTATCTCAAGGAGTATGGCATCGAACATGTCGGCGCGGGCATGAATCAGGACGAGGCGTATGCTCCTGTATACATGGAACGCAAAGGAATGAAGATTGCCCTGCTTGGTTTCAGCAGGGTCGTTCCGGAAACGAGTTGGAAAGCCGAAGGAAACCGGGCTGGCGTTGCAGAAGCTTACAGCTCGGCCGCGGCTGTAAATGCAATCAAGGAGGCCCGCAAGCATGCCGATTTGGTCATTGTGGTCGCCCATTGGGGAGAGGAACGTGTAAGCACCCCCAACAGTGACCAGACGAGACTGGCTCATGAATTCGTTGACGCTGGCGCGGATCTGATCATCGGGGGACACCCTCATGTACTGCAAGGCGTCGAGCTGTACAAGGGCAAATGGATCGCTTACAGTACAGGCAATTTCATTTTTTCAAGATCGACCACGGAGGAGACCTGGAAAACGGCTGTCTTCCAGGCGCGCTGCAGCGCGGATGCCAAATGCAGCATGAAAGTGGTGCCTTATGAAGCAGGGCTGGGGCAAGCCATTCCGATGGAAGCCGACGCTGCACGGTTGCTTCTGGAACAGATGACCACGCTTTCTCCTGGCATCCGTTTTGAACCAAACGGAGCAGCTGTGACGAAATGA
- a CDS encoding glycerophosphodiester phosphodiesterase family protein: MKNICVAHRGYSSVAPENTMAAFLLAMEQPQVQWIELDVQMSRDGVPVVIHDFSLERTTNGEGLVRETDRSTMASLDAGSWKSKQYAGERIPTLAEVLDRCCGKVRLNIELKTVGNMYPDLPEAVIREVKKRHMQNDVVLTSFEPTALIKAKEIDPGIRTGLIIDAYPADLPERLQEMKCSFLSIGHSHVNRSMMNDLRSRGIQVMAWTVDDPAVMQQLAAVDPEVMICTNDVHAWQVAFRDSHDRFIKR; encoded by the coding sequence GTGAAAAACATATGTGTCGCGCACCGCGGATACTCCTCGGTAGCGCCCGAAAACACGATGGCGGCCTTTTTGCTGGCCATGGAGCAGCCGCAAGTGCAATGGATTGAGCTGGATGTTCAAATGTCGCGCGATGGTGTTCCCGTCGTCATTCATGATTTTTCGTTGGAACGTACGACAAATGGCGAAGGTTTGGTCCGGGAGACAGATCGCTCCACTATGGCATCGCTTGATGCCGGATCATGGAAAAGCAAACAATACGCAGGGGAGCGCATACCGACTTTGGCGGAAGTGCTGGATCGCTGCTGCGGCAAAGTACGGCTCAATATCGAATTGAAGACGGTAGGGAACATGTACCCCGATTTGCCGGAAGCGGTCATTCGAGAGGTGAAGAAGCGTCATATGCAGAACGACGTTGTTTTGACCTCCTTCGAACCGACGGCTTTGATCAAAGCAAAGGAGATTGACCCCGGGATTAGGACCGGGTTGATCATTGATGCCTATCCAGCCGATCTTCCCGAGCGTTTGCAGGAAATGAAGTGCAGTTTTCTGTCTATTGGACACTCCCATGTCAATCGCAGCATGATGAACGATTTGCGGAGCAGAGGCATCCAAGTCATGGCTTGGACGGTGGACGATCCGGCCGTCATGCAGCAGCTCGCGGCGGTCGATCCGGAAGTGATGATCTGCACAAACGATGTGCATGCGTGGCAGGTAGCTTTCCGTGATTCGCATGACCGGTTTATCAAACGTTAG
- a CDS encoding fumarylacetoacetate hydrolase family protein — protein sequence MLTNIRNVYCVGRNYKLHAEELGNAVPDEPMIFMKPSHAVIPMTEEVIELPAGKGEIHYEAELVIRIGSSYEPGVKVDELVDAYAFGIDFTLRDVQSKIKQKGHPWTAAKGFRNSAPITDFQPFPGVKDLLESDFTLTKNGETVQRGNIRNMIFSLQDIVDYVGHHYGLGAGDVIFTGTPEGVGPTTAGDVLELGWNGQTVGKCSIALK from the coding sequence ATGCTGACAAATATTCGCAACGTATACTGTGTAGGACGCAATTATAAACTTCATGCCGAAGAACTGGGCAATGCCGTTCCTGACGAACCGATGATTTTCATGAAACCTTCCCACGCGGTCATCCCCATGACTGAAGAGGTCATTGAACTGCCGGCCGGAAAAGGTGAAATCCATTATGAGGCCGAACTGGTCATCCGCATCGGAAGCAGCTACGAGCCGGGAGTCAAGGTAGATGAGCTTGTCGATGCTTATGCTTTTGGCATTGATTTCACGCTTCGGGACGTACAGTCCAAAATTAAACAAAAAGGCCATCCTTGGACGGCGGCCAAAGGGTTCCGCAATTCGGCGCCGATTACCGATTTTCAGCCTTTTCCTGGGGTGAAAGACTTGCTGGAAAGCGACTTTACGCTGACCAAAAATGGGGAAACGGTGCAGCGCGGCAACATCCGCAACATGATTTTCAGCTTGCAGGACATCGTGGATTATGTTGGCCATCATTATGGCCTGGGAGCTGGTGATGTGATCTTTACCGGAACACCTGAAGGGGTGGGACCAACGACGGCAGGAGACGTGCTGGAATTGGGCTGGAATGGCCAAACGGTGGGCAAATGTTCCATCGCATTGAAGTAG
- a CDS encoding DUF92 domain-containing protein: MDWIIGAVCAFIVAGAAYAKKSLTLSGALAAVMMGTIYYGAGNLFWFGTLLLFFITSTMLSKYRKDRKQELEKSYAKTGNRDAGQVMANGGIGMILCLAYWLYPHPAWLYAFIGVMATVTSDTWATELGSLSRKPPRSVLTWKVLTPGASGGVSMLGTTAAAAGGAMIGAGASFFGWMAGMEHAHVLGWICTGLVGGLAGAFADSYLGATVQRMYRCTVCGRDVEVGTHCGHDTVRARGWSWMSNDLVNVISSLVGAGVAIGLGNIFAL; the protein is encoded by the coding sequence ATGGACTGGATCATCGGCGCCGTGTGCGCCTTTATTGTAGCGGGCGCCGCCTATGCCAAAAAATCGCTTACCCTGTCGGGAGCGCTTGCGGCTGTCATGATGGGAACCATCTATTACGGCGCGGGGAATTTGTTTTGGTTTGGTACGCTGCTGCTGTTTTTCATCACTTCCACGATGCTTTCGAAGTATCGAAAGGATCGCAAGCAGGAGCTGGAGAAATCGTACGCCAAAACGGGAAATCGTGACGCGGGACAAGTCATGGCCAATGGCGGCATCGGCATGATTCTTTGCCTTGCATACTGGCTGTATCCGCATCCGGCTTGGTTGTATGCGTTCATCGGTGTCATGGCGACCGTTACCTCCGATACCTGGGCGACTGAACTGGGTAGTTTAAGCCGCAAGCCTCCTCGTTCCGTGCTGACATGGAAGGTGCTGACACCCGGAGCTTCCGGAGGTGTATCGATGCTTGGCACCACTGCTGCTGCTGCAGGCGGGGCCATGATCGGCGCGGGAGCCTCCTTCTTTGGCTGGATGGCCGGCATGGAACATGCTCATGTGTTGGGCTGGATATGTACGGGACTGGTCGGCGGGCTTGCGGGGGCTTTTGCCGATTCCTATCTGGGAGCAACCGTGCAGCGTATGTATCGCTGCACCGTATGTGGGCGCGACGTGGAGGTTGGAACGCATTGCGGGCATGATACGGTGCGAGCGCGAGGCTGGTCATGGATGAGCAACGATCTGGTGAACGTAATCAGTTCCCTTGTCGGTGCAGGCGTGGCCATTGGATTAGGGAACATTTTTGCGCTATAG
- a CDS encoding TetR/AcrR family transcriptional regulator codes for MSSVQGDKSEAILDAAYTIFGSKGFYETKMSDIADDAGIAKGTIYLYFKSKEQLFVAVSKRDCNEFISRLGRALEAHESTGDKLGAIAETHLTYYYERRNHTKLFFMAPNNDPDLMQFMKGFMREYMGVVREVLERAGVPDPVLLAEAYIGILDRLKMDIMLNPEFGEEDLNRRIAFAAALFLDGCRSFLQA; via the coding sequence TTGAGCAGCGTGCAGGGAGACAAATCGGAAGCCATTTTGGATGCGGCATACACGATATTTGGATCGAAGGGATTTTACGAAACCAAGATGTCCGATATCGCGGACGATGCGGGTATCGCCAAAGGCACGATTTATTTATATTTCAAAAGCAAAGAGCAATTATTTGTGGCCGTATCGAAAAGGGACTGCAATGAATTCATCAGCCGTCTGGGCCGAGCGCTGGAAGCTCATGAAAGCACGGGCGACAAGCTTGGGGCCATTGCCGAAACACATCTGACGTATTATTATGAACGCCGCAATCATACCAAGCTGTTTTTTATGGCCCCGAACAACGATCCGGATCTGATGCAGTTCATGAAAGGGTTCATGCGCGAGTACATGGGCGTGGTACGCGAGGTGCTGGAGCGGGCAGGCGTGCCGGACCCTGTGTTGCTGGCAGAAGCTTATATCGGCATTCTTGACCGCCTGAAAATGGATATCATGCTGAATCCCGAGTTCGGCGAAGAGGATCTGAACAGACGGATTGCGTTTGCGGCAGCATTATTCCTGGATGGGTGCCGTTCTTTTTTGCAAGCATGA
- a CDS encoding ABC-F family ATP-binding cassette domain-containing protein: MNIMTVEQISKSYGEKILFKDASFGLNDQDKIGIVGVNGTGKSTFLRVIAGIEQPDEGQIAIGNDVRIQFLAQNPDFNPDNTVLQQVFEGDSPEMKTVRDYTETMELLELHPSDTALQERLLRLNQQMEQLQIWQLESEAKSILSKLGIRQFDARMGTLSGGQRKRVALASALIHPCELLILDEPTNHIDNDSVVWLEQYLQKRRGALLMITHDRYFLDRVANVMLELDHGRLYRYEANYTRFLELKAEREEREVASEQKRQNLLRTELAWIRRGAKARTTKQKARIDRFEQLKDQQGIQRSGAMDVSVGSTRLGKKILEIEHLSKSVGDRKLISDLNYIAVPGDRVGIIGPNGSGKSTLLQMISGKLEPDEGEVVLGPTVNLGYFTQEHQEMNESLRVIEYIKEAAENVKTADGSVITASQMLERFLFPPASQWTPISRLSGGEKRRLYLLRVLMGAPNVLLLDEPTNDLDIQTLAVLEDYLDDFPGVVFVVSHDRYFLDRTIDKVLAFEGAGVVRVHVGDYSEYAEWMARNAPAPAGLENAAGGAKAQAETADVKPASASKPKLKFSFKEQREYEQIDDHIEKAEANIARINTAMEEAFSDSARLQELMAEQAEAERHLEQLMERWTYLNELAEQIEQSKS, encoded by the coding sequence ATGAATATAATGACTGTGGAGCAAATCTCCAAGAGCTATGGCGAAAAAATATTGTTTAAGGATGCCTCATTCGGCTTGAACGACCAGGACAAAATCGGCATTGTCGGCGTAAACGGGACGGGGAAATCTACGTTTTTGCGCGTCATTGCCGGGATTGAACAACCCGACGAAGGGCAGATCGCGATCGGCAATGACGTGCGCATTCAGTTTTTGGCACAAAATCCCGACTTCAACCCGGATAATACGGTGCTGCAGCAAGTATTTGAGGGTGACAGCCCGGAGATGAAGACCGTGCGCGATTACACGGAAACGATGGAGCTGCTGGAGCTTCATCCTTCCGACACGGCTTTGCAGGAAAGACTGCTGCGACTGAACCAGCAGATGGAACAGCTCCAGATCTGGCAGTTGGAGAGCGAAGCCAAAAGCATTTTGTCCAAATTGGGCATCCGGCAGTTTGATGCACGCATGGGGACCTTATCCGGTGGACAGCGCAAAAGGGTGGCATTGGCGTCAGCGCTTATTCATCCTTGCGAACTGCTGATTCTGGACGAGCCGACGAACCATATCGATAACGATTCGGTGGTATGGCTGGAACAATATTTGCAGAAACGGCGCGGCGCGCTGCTTATGATTACGCATGATCGCTATTTCCTGGACCGGGTAGCGAACGTGATGCTGGAATTGGACCATGGCCGTTTGTATCGCTATGAGGCGAACTACACCCGTTTTTTGGAACTGAAGGCTGAACGCGAGGAGCGTGAGGTTGCTTCCGAGCAGAAGCGGCAAAACCTGCTCCGCACGGAGCTGGCGTGGATTCGGCGCGGTGCCAAGGCGCGTACGACCAAACAGAAGGCGCGGATCGACCGTTTCGAACAATTGAAAGACCAGCAGGGCATCCAGCGTTCGGGGGCAATGGATGTGTCCGTCGGTTCCACGCGGTTGGGCAAAAAAATTCTGGAGATCGAGCATCTCTCCAAATCGGTCGGAGATCGCAAGCTGATCAGCGACCTGAATTACATTGCCGTTCCCGGCGATCGGGTGGGCATTATTGGCCCCAACGGCAGCGGCAAGTCTACCTTGCTGCAGATGATTTCCGGCAAGCTGGAGCCGGATGAAGGCGAAGTGGTCCTCGGACCAACCGTGAACTTGGGTTATTTCACGCAGGAGCATCAGGAGATGAATGAATCCCTGCGCGTGATTGAATACATCAAGGAGGCGGCCGAGAACGTGAAAACAGCCGATGGTTCGGTTATCACCGCCTCGCAAATGCTGGAGCGTTTCCTGTTCCCTCCTGCCTCGCAGTGGACGCCGATTTCGCGCCTGTCGGGCGGGGAGAAGCGGCGGCTCTACTTGCTGCGCGTGCTGATGGGTGCGCCGAACGTACTGCTGCTGGATGAGCCGACCAATGATTTGGATATTCAGACGTTGGCCGTGCTTGAGGATTACCTGGACGATTTCCCGGGCGTCGTATTTGTCGTATCCCATGATCGGTATTTCCTGGATCGGACCATCGACAAAGTGTTGGCCTTCGAAGGCGCGGGCGTAGTGCGGGTGCATGTGGGCGATTACAGCGAATACGCGGAATGGATGGCCCGTAATGCCCCGGCCCCGGCGGGATTGGAAAATGCCGCAGGCGGTGCCAAGGCACAAGCTGAAACGGCTGACGTCAAGCCTGCTTCCGCTTCCAAGCCGAAGCTGAAGTTCAGCTTTAAGGAGCAGCGCGAATATGAACAGATCGATGATCATATCGAAAAGGCGGAAGCCAACATCGCGCGGATCAATACGGCCATGGAAGAAGCTTTTAGCGATTCCGCCCGTTTGCAGGAATTGATGGCTGAGCAGGCGGAAGCCGAACGGCATTTGGAGCAATTGATGGAACGCTGGACCTACCTGAACGAACTTGCAGAACAGATCGAGCAGAGCAAATCGTAA
- a CDS encoding M42 family metallopeptidase translates to MHHTIDESYVLNFLKTLLDTPSPSGYTHHIIDMICKEAQSLGIESKLNNKGGAILRLPGQDNSKTIGLSAHVDTLGAMVRSITSYGTLKLTSVGGFTMHSIENEYCTIHARDGRTYTGTILTLHPSVHVYPDARTFERKESHMEVRIDELVNNKEDVLALGIGVGDFISFDARAVITPSGYIKSRHLDDKASVAALFGLLESSKREGWKPAHDVLLLISNYEEVGHGAAHIPAEISEMIAVDMGAMGDDLSCKETDVSICAKDSSGPYDYAMTSRLIELAKKGGLDHAVDIYPDYGSDASAALRGGNNIRAALIGPGVHASHSMERTHKNAVLNTARLLTAYITTP, encoded by the coding sequence ATGCATCATACCATCGATGAATCATACGTATTGAATTTTTTGAAAACGTTGTTGGACACTCCTAGTCCCAGCGGTTATACCCATCATATTATCGATATGATCTGCAAGGAAGCCCAATCTCTAGGCATCGAATCCAAACTGAACAACAAAGGCGGCGCCATTCTGCGTTTGCCCGGGCAAGACAACAGCAAAACGATCGGCCTCAGCGCACACGTCGATACGTTGGGTGCCATGGTCCGCTCCATTACGTCCTACGGCACGCTCAAACTGACTTCGGTTGGCGGATTTACCATGCACAGCATCGAAAACGAATATTGCACGATCCATGCCCGTGACGGCAGAACGTATACAGGCACTATCCTTACGCTGCATCCTTCGGTCCATGTCTACCCTGACGCCCGCACGTTCGAGCGCAAGGAAAGCCATATGGAAGTACGCATCGACGAACTCGTGAACAACAAAGAGGACGTTCTCGCGCTCGGAATCGGCGTCGGGGATTTTATTTCCTTTGATGCCCGGGCCGTTATTACGCCAAGTGGTTACATCAAATCGAGACACCTGGATGACAAAGCCAGCGTAGCTGCACTGTTCGGCTTGTTGGAATCTTCCAAACGCGAGGGTTGGAAGCCGGCGCATGACGTTCTTTTGCTCATTTCGAACTATGAGGAAGTCGGTCATGGCGCCGCGCACATCCCAGCGGAGATCAGTGAAATGATCGCCGTTGATATGGGCGCCATGGGGGATGATCTGAGCTGCAAAGAAACCGACGTTTCGATCTGTGCCAAAGATTCTTCCGGGCCTTACGATTATGCCATGACAAGCCGTCTGATTGAATTGGCCAAAAAAGGCGGCCTGGATCATGCCGTCGACATTTATCCGGATTACGGTTCGGACGCCAGCGCAGCGCTCCGCGGCGGCAACAATATCCGCGCCGCACTCATCGGTCCAGGCGTTCATGCTTCCCATTCCATGGAGCGTACGCACAAAAATGCGGTACTGAACACGGCAAGGCTGCTAACGGCATATATCACAACCCCTTAA